In Calothrix sp. PCC 7507, one DNA window encodes the following:
- a CDS encoding photosystem I protein PsaX, with the protein MTAKSGKPNYAFRTGWALFLLAINFLVAAYYFHIIE; encoded by the coding sequence ATGACTGCTAAAAGTGGTAAACCAAATTACGCTTTCCGCACGGGTTGGGCACTGTTTTTGTTAGCTATCAACTTCCTGGTAGCTGCTTACTATTTCCATATCATCGAATAG
- a CDS encoding branched-chain amino acid ABC transporter permease codes for MDIQIAQLMQFSQLIINGIAVGSIIALAAVGLTLTYGILRLSNFAHGDFLTLGAYLTLLVNTLGVNIWLSMILATVGTVAAMLLSEKLLWSKMRSIRANSTTLIIISIGLALFLRNGIIFIWGGKNQNYNVPVTSALDIFGLKVPQNQLFVLGLAVVAILGLHYLLQNTKIGKAMRAVADDLDLARVSGINVDQVIFWTWLIAGTLTSLGGSMYGLITAVRPNMGWFLILPLFASVILGGIGNPYGAIAAAFIIGIAQEVSTPWLGSQYKQGIALLIMILVLLIRPKGLFKGTI; via the coding sequence ATGGATATACAAATTGCTCAACTAATGCAATTTTCGCAATTAATCATCAACGGGATTGCCGTGGGGAGCATTATTGCTCTAGCAGCAGTTGGACTCACTCTTACCTATGGGATTTTACGGTTATCTAATTTTGCCCACGGTGACTTTCTGACATTAGGAGCCTATTTGACACTACTAGTCAATACCCTAGGAGTGAATATTTGGCTGTCGATGATCTTGGCGACGGTAGGAACAGTAGCAGCAATGCTATTGTCAGAAAAATTGCTGTGGTCAAAGATGCGCTCTATCCGAGCTAATTCCACTACCCTGATTATTATCTCCATTGGACTGGCCTTATTTCTCCGCAACGGCATTATCTTTATCTGGGGTGGCAAAAACCAAAACTATAATGTGCCCGTTACTTCTGCCTTAGATATTTTCGGCTTAAAAGTGCCACAAAATCAATTATTTGTGCTGGGGCTAGCAGTGGTGGCAATTTTGGGGCTGCACTATCTACTGCAAAATACTAAAATCGGCAAAGCCATGCGAGCCGTTGCTGATGATTTGGACTTAGCCAGAGTTTCTGGGATCAATGTTGACCAAGTAATTTTCTGGACTTGGTTGATTGCTGGTACGCTCACATCTTTGGGTGGTAGTATGTACGGGCTGATTACAGCTGTGCGCCCAAATATGGGCTGGTTCTTGATTCTACCATTATTTGCCTCTGTAATTTTAGGCGGTATTGGTAATCCTTACGGTGCGATCGCTGCAGCTTTTATTATTGGTATCGCTCAAGAAGTCAGCACTCCCTGGCTTGGTTCTCAGTATAAACAAGGTATAGCGCTGTTGATCATGATTTTGGTGCTGCTCATTCGTCCCAAAGGTTTATTCAAAGGAACGATTTGA
- the lipA gene encoding lipoyl synthase: MTSSPQAQRKSEIMAMPRWLRRSIGKASEISTVQQIIKQRQIHTICEEGRCPNRGECYTQKTATFLLMGPTCTRSCAFCQVDKGHAPMPVDLEEPQKVAEAVQLLGLRYVVLTSVARDDLSDQGAGHFVQTMETIRLLNPETQIEVLTSDFWGGVGMAEEEQRQRIAMIVRANPSCFNHNIETVRRLTGPVRRGAKYDRSLRVLSIVKELDSTIPTKSGLMLGHGETSEEVITAMADLRAVGCDRLTLGQYMRPSLEHLPVQKYWTPEEFDQLGDTARKMGFSHVRSGPLVRSSYHAGEGEI, from the coding sequence ATGACTTCTTCACCACAAGCCCAACGTAAGTCGGAAATTATGGCGATGCCTCGCTGGTTGCGGCGCTCTATTGGCAAGGCTAGTGAGATATCCACCGTACAACAAATTATTAAGCAGCGGCAAATTCACACGATTTGCGAAGAGGGACGCTGCCCTAACAGAGGGGAGTGCTACACCCAAAAAACTGCTACTTTTTTACTAATGGGGCCAACTTGTACACGCTCTTGTGCTTTTTGTCAAGTAGATAAAGGTCATGCACCAATGCCTGTTGACCTAGAGGAACCACAAAAGGTAGCAGAGGCAGTACAGCTTTTGGGATTACGATATGTGGTGCTGACTTCTGTCGCCCGTGATGACTTGTCGGATCAGGGCGCGGGTCATTTTGTGCAGACAATGGAGACTATCCGCTTGTTGAATCCAGAAACTCAAATTGAAGTGCTGACATCAGATTTTTGGGGCGGTGTTGGTATGGCAGAGGAAGAGCAACGCCAGCGGATAGCGATGATTGTGAGGGCAAATCCGTCCTGTTTTAACCATAATATTGAGACGGTGCGACGCTTAACGGGCCCAGTACGTCGGGGGGCAAAATACGATCGCTCACTGCGAGTGCTATCTATCGTTAAAGAGTTAGATTCCACCATTCCCACAAAATCAGGTTTGATGCTAGGACACGGAGAAACTAGCGAGGAAGTGATCACTGCAATGGCAGATTTAAGGGCGGTGGGATGCGATCGCCTAACTCTCGGTCAGTATATGCGTCCTTCCTTAGAACATCTGCCAGTGCAAAAATATTGGACTCCAGAAGAATTTGATCAACTAGGCGACACAGCACGGAAAATGGGCTTCAGCCACGTCCGTTCTGGCCCTTTGGTTCGCAGTTCCTATCATGCTGGGGAAGGGGAAATATAA
- the hrmK gene encoding hybrid histidine kinase/response regulator HrmK produces MQQYSSLPEQNSQIDATPTLLTTIQQLRAELWLEHSLNQLQTHLNECLLSACTTVPQPRATEAEIFQTLADNLSSALNTSNVAFAKYTVGIALFQSQKTVGKLFYISSPSQRSQLPFLEVTDRKGKKLRWRSQDPIALEDLQYLASQQPPCAGQLVNDSGDVIGWLIISTAPLNSDCELLEASQAKLRSQLIERAAKQCTLALAQLRQIQFLQHKSQHLDNTNRELERSNQLKNQFLANTSHEIRTPLSSIIGFTHLLLAQGYDPDRERHQEYLNIIQSSGKHLLALINDILDLSKIEANQMEVQWETVNLPGLCRNVLALVKEKAANKGLKLLLDIDPGVTTLVADPLRLKQMLLNLLFNALKFTNTGTVGLKVFTKGIFVHFTVWDTGTGISQEDQTKLFQPYFQATNGEEGTGLGLVVTRKLAEVHGGCVQVESEFERGSSFTIILPLTPMGEPWDDAAKNQGETSFLSLFPPLAVTPNVSREILLVENDLPNAELMEIYLGKLGYQVNWVNNAAKMWESLQRLAPAVILMDVNLPDGNGLDLVRQLRENQQYQMIPIIAQTAMAMKGDREICLAAGVNDYISKPIDLPLLASLVEKYSQP; encoded by the coding sequence ATGCAGCAGTATTCCAGCTTACCAGAGCAGAACTCACAGATAGATGCAACACCAACACTTTTGACAACGATACAGCAACTTCGTGCCGAGTTGTGGCTAGAACACAGCTTGAACCAGTTACAGACTCACCTCAATGAATGCCTGCTTTCTGCTTGTACTACTGTGCCACAGCCAAGAGCTACAGAGGCAGAAATTTTTCAAACCTTGGCCGACAATCTCAGCAGTGCTTTGAACACCAGTAATGTGGCGTTTGCAAAGTATACTGTGGGTATTGCTCTGTTTCAGTCACAAAAAACTGTTGGTAAGCTTTTTTATATTTCTTCTCCATCTCAACGCTCACAACTTCCATTTTTAGAAGTAACAGACAGAAAAGGCAAAAAGCTACGCTGGCGATCGCAAGATCCCATAGCACTTGAAGATTTGCAGTATTTAGCCAGTCAACAGCCTCCCTGTGCTGGGCAATTAGTTAATGATTCTGGCGATGTCATCGGTTGGCTAATTATCTCGACAGCACCCCTCAATTCCGATTGTGAGTTACTCGAAGCATCACAAGCTAAACTGCGATCGCAATTAATCGAGCGAGCTGCCAAGCAATGCACTTTAGCCTTGGCACAATTGAGACAAATACAATTTTTGCAGCACAAATCGCAACACTTAGATAATACTAATCGAGAACTAGAGCGCAGCAATCAACTCAAGAACCAGTTTTTGGCAAATACTAGTCATGAAATTCGCACACCACTTAGTTCGATTATTGGTTTCACCCACCTACTTTTAGCCCAAGGCTACGATCCAGATAGGGAACGTCATCAAGAGTATTTAAATATCATTCAATCTAGCGGGAAGCACCTGTTAGCGCTGATCAACGATATTTTGGATCTCTCGAAGATTGAAGCCAATCAGATGGAAGTGCAGTGGGAAACTGTGAATTTACCAGGACTATGTCGTAATGTTTTGGCACTGGTGAAAGAAAAAGCTGCTAATAAGGGTTTGAAGTTGCTTTTAGATATAGATCCTGGTGTCACAACTCTAGTAGCTGATCCCTTACGACTTAAGCAAATGTTGTTAAATTTGCTCTTCAACGCCCTTAAGTTTACCAACACAGGGACTGTTGGTTTAAAAGTCTTCACTAAAGGCATATTCGTGCATTTTACAGTTTGGGATACTGGTACTGGCATTTCTCAAGAAGACCAGACTAAATTGTTTCAACCATATTTCCAAGCAACTAATGGTGAAGAAGGTACTGGTTTAGGGTTAGTGGTGACTCGGAAACTGGCAGAAGTTCACGGTGGTTGTGTGCAGGTGGAATCGGAATTTGAACGCGGCTCCAGCTTTACAATCATACTTCCCCTAACCCCAATGGGGGAGCCTTGGGACGATGCAGCGAAAAATCAGGGAGAAACATCTTTTTTATCTCTCTTTCCGCCTCTTGCTGTAACTCCAAATGTCTCCCGAGAAATTTTATTAGTGGAAAATGATTTACCGAATGCCGAATTAATGGAAATTTATTTAGGTAAGTTAGGGTATCAGGTAAATTGGGTAAATAATGCTGCCAAGATGTGGGAATCTCTCCAACGGCTAGCACCTGCAGTGATTTTAATGGATGTGAATTTGCCAGATGGCAATGGTCTCGACTTAGTGCGACAACTACGAGAAAATCAGCAATATCAGATGATCCCCATCATTGCCCAAACAGCGATGGCAATGAAAGGCGATCGCGAAATCTGTCTTGCGGCTGGAGTCAATGACTATATTTCTAAACCAATTGATTTACCACTTTTAGCAAGTCTAGTGGAAAAATACAGCCAACCTTAA
- a CDS encoding response regulator: MASNKILVIDDTTVVRVKVREMLPPGNFEVLEAKDGMEGLNFILQEKLSLIMLDFLLPKMSGWEVFQQVQANPELRKIPLVIMSGRKEEVTEKISEPFEYFEFLGKPFDQKQLISAIKLAMAKAKQPRPEPVLVGAVATKNGTVSPANTATAPLATANTGNSAVATSSAGTPSSAEEVKLLNEKIDKMQAEIDGLKKQLSQVVTFIKQKIK, translated from the coding sequence GTGGCAAGTAACAAGATTTTAGTTATAGATGACACTACCGTTGTCAGGGTAAAAGTACGTGAGATGTTGCCTCCAGGCAATTTTGAGGTACTAGAAGCAAAAGACGGCATGGAAGGATTAAACTTCATCCTTCAGGAAAAACTCAGCTTGATTATGTTGGATTTTCTCTTGCCTAAAATGAGTGGCTGGGAAGTCTTCCAACAAGTTCAAGCCAACCCAGAGTTAAGAAAGATTCCTTTAGTGATCATGTCTGGTCGTAAGGAAGAAGTAACAGAGAAGATATCAGAACCCTTTGAATATTTTGAATTTCTCGGCAAGCCTTTTGACCAAAAGCAACTCATTAGTGCAATTAAGTTGGCAATGGCCAAGGCCAAACAGCCGCGTCCAGAACCAGTCTTAGTCGGAGCCGTAGCCACGAAAAATGGTACAGTTTCACCTGCTAACACTGCTACTGCGCCCTTAGCAACTGCTAACACTGGCAATAGTGCAGTAGCAACCTCTAGCGCTGGAACACCTTCTTCCGCCGAAGAGGTTAAGTTGCTGAATGAAAAAATTGACAAGATGCAAGCAGAAATTGACGGCTTAAAGAAACAGCTATCTCAGGTTGTGACTTTTATTAAACAAAAAATCAAGTAA